The window GGAGAGCATTCTCGATCCCCGGGTCGAGGGCCTTGGCTTTGATTTCGTCGCTCTCCACTCGACTCTCCATTGCCGGCGGGCGGGTCCGAATCTCCTGGGCATCCGAGCTCGGTGAGACGTCGGTCATGACTCCATTCCCTCCTCCGTCCGGTCACCGTAATCCGTCGCCGAATGCCGGATGTCCTTGCCTTCGACGTAGTAGATGACATCTTCCGCGATGTTGGTGGCGTGGTCGGCGATGCGCTCCAGGTTGCGCGAGATGTGCAGCAGCGGCAGCGCCCGGCTCACCCGCTTGGGCTCTTCGATCATCTCCTGGACCAGCTGGCGGTACATACGCTTGTGGAGGAGGTCGACGGCATCGTCACTACGCCACACCGACATCGCCAGATCCGAGTCCTTGCGCACCAGCGCGTCAAGGCTCTCCCGCACCATGCTGCGCACCGCCTTCGAGAGCTGCGGAATGTCGACACCGGTATCCGCCGGCGGCTCGTTGTTCAGGCCCAGAACGCTGCGCGAGATATTGGCCGCGGAATCACCGATGCGCTCCAGGTCGTTGGTGATCTTCATCACCGCCACCAGGAAACGAAGATCTCGGGCCGCCGGCTGTTGACGGGCCAGCAGGCTCAGGCATTCCTCGTCGATGCGCTTTTCGATGGCGTCGACCTCGCGGTCGTCGGCGATGACCTGGCGAGCCACGTCCGTGTCCCGGTCGACCAGGGCCCGCGTCGCCAGAGCGACCATCTCCTCCACCCGGCCTCCCATGGAAAGCAGCATCTGGCGGATCTGGTCGTACTCTTCGTCAACGTGTCTTTGCATGGTCATATCGGTTCTCTCGGGTTCCAAACGGTGGGAGAAGGACCCTGAGGCCGGAACCTCGGCAGCTCGAAGATCCCTTGCGAGAGCCCATTCTATCGGTATCCGGAACGCTGGCTATGGCTTTTGGGAAACCGATGGGAAGCGTTTCGGTGAAAAGGGGGAAGGGACGCAAAAAAGGGCGGGGGGGCACCCCGGGCTGGAAGTGCCCCCCCGGCAAACCCATGAGAAGACGTCTTAGAAAGCGATCTGCAGCTGCACCCGAATCTGACGGTCGTCGGTGTTGTCGAACTCGTCCTCGATATTCAGGAAGTCAGCCTGGATCTTGTAGTTGTGCTTGCTCAGGTAGTAGCTGGCGGCGATACCGGTCTCGGTCTCGTCGGCGTTCACCACGCTGTCCGGGCTCACCACCGCGTAGCGGCCGGCGATCTCGAACTGCTTGTTGGGGAAGAGGTAACCCAGCTGGGCGTAGAAGCCGTCGGTGTCGGCGTCGCCGGCGCCCAGGTCGGCGCTCTCGGAGAAGTACTCGGCGACGGTGTTGAAGCCGCCGACCTTGAAGGCGAACTCGACGCCGAAGCGGTCGACGTCCACCTCATCGGGACCGGCATCCTCGGTGTTGGTGAGGAAGGAGGCGCCGATGGCCAGCTTGGGGGAATCGGGGTAGTCCAGCGAGCTCTCCTCGAGCTTGTACTGGCCGAAGGGAGTGAAGACCACGCGGCCGACAAGGAGCTTCTCGTTGTTGTCGTCGGAGCTCTTGTTGCGGCCGTTGCCGTTGTAGAAGCCCAGGTTGTACTCGAAGGTATTGCTGGAGTTCTCACCGATGAGGGCAATGCCCTGGTCACGACCGTGGGCGAAGCGCTCGCTGGTCAGGGAGCGGTCGACGAACTGCTGCTTGCCGGAGGAGGTGAGCTCCTGGCGGCCGAAGAAGGCCTTGCCCTGGCCGACCCAGAACTGGGCCATGTCGTTCTGGTTGTAGACGAAGTAGGCGTCCTCGAGGGTGGTGGAACCACCGCTCCAAACCGCCTGGATCTTGTACTTGATGTTGCCGTAGACGTTGCCCTTCATGCTGAACTTGGCGCGGCGGATGCGGAAAGAGCCGGTGGAGTCACCCTCGTCGGGATCGTCCTGGGTGTAACGCACCTGCACCCGGCTGCCCAGGTTCAGGCTAAAACGACCGTCGTCGCTCTTGAAATAGGCACCCTTGCCCCAGCCGGCTTCTCCGTCTGCAGCGTGGGCCGTCGCCGGCACCAGCGCCAACGTCGCGATCACGCCGGCGATCATCCACTTCTTGATCGACATCATGGTTCTCCTCATCCTTGCTTGTGGTAACGGCCCAGAGAGTCTCTGGCGGAATGATTCGGTCGGTTCCACGGCAAACGACCTCCGAAGATACTCGGGAGGATTCATCGCTTGACCGAGGAGGTGTTCTTCAAGTGCGCCGCGGCGGGCGAGCCTCTCCTGAGCAGGGTCGGCCTCGCACGGCTGCGGCGTTGGGAGAAGACTAGGGAGAGAGTGGATCGACCCCGCGACGGCGATGTGACAGCGCTGCGACAGGCAGCTGGAAGGGGTCGAGGAGCCGAGGCTCAGCCAACCGAGGCACGGCGCCAGACCAGGTAGCGGTTGAGGATTCCGCCGGCGCCGTCAGCGCGGAAGTCGTCGCACAACGGCAAGCCCGGTGCCGCCGCCAAGGCGTCGATCTCGGCGGCGCTGGCGGCGTGGCAATAGCGCAGGGCGTCACCATCGCCCCAGCGCAGCAGCCAATCTCCTTCTTCCAAGGAGTCGGTACTTGCAGGACCCAGAGAATGCTCCTGGGACAGCTCGGACCACGGGACCCGCCGGCGCTGGAAGCGCTGGAGCTCGCCAAAGCACCAGAAGCTCACCGCCAGCGTGCCCCCGGGAGCCACCCGCCGCCCCAGGCAGGCCAGCAGCCGACGCCGCAGCTCGAAGCCGGGGACGTGGTGCAGCAGCCCGAAGGCGACGACCAGGGAGTACTGTCGCCGATCTGGACCCGCGCTCCAGCCCCCCATCCCCGCCGGCGGCGTCAGCATCGCTCCGGGCCAAGCCGCCGTGACCAGATCCCAGCGGCCGAGACTCCACCGCGGGCCGGACGCCAAAGCTTGGAGGCGCCGGCGGGCGTGATCGAGCAGCTCCGTACTGGCGTCGAGGCCCCGATAGGACCAGTCGAGGGGTTCAGAGGAGCCCGCCAGGGATTGCCCCACCGCCTCGACGAATCGCCCATTGCCGCAGCCGACGTCCAGCACCGAAGCCTCGGCGATGGGCGGTTCGGGGAGCCACCAACGCTCCAGCAACGTCCGCCAGCCCGGCCACGGCCGGCTGCGGGTGGCACTGAAATGCTCCGCCTGGCGCTGGTAGAAGCGGGCGTTGATGCGGTTCAAGGCGAGCTGGGTGCGACGATCCACGGCGTTCGATCCTACACCCGGGCAGTATCCTCGAAGGCGCTTGAGAGCGTAGATCTTTCATGCTACTATGACATGGAGCGGCCGGCAGGGAAGCCCGATCCACTCATCACAGGTACTACAGCGCTTCCCCAAGTCGCCTACGACCCCGG is drawn from Acidobacteriota bacterium and contains these coding sequences:
- the phoU gene encoding phosphate signaling complex protein PhoU → MQRHVDEEYDQIRQMLLSMGGRVEEMVALATRALVDRDTDVARQVIADDREVDAIEKRIDEECLSLLARQQPAARDLRFLVAVMKITNDLERIGDSAANISRSVLGLNNEPPADTGVDIPQLSKAVRSMVRESLDALVRKDSDLAMSVWRSDDAVDLLHKRMYRQLVQEMIEEPKRVSRALPLLHISRNLERIADHATNIAEDVIYYVEGKDIRHSATDYGDRTEEGMES
- a CDS encoding porin is translated as MMSIKKWMIAGVIATLALVPATAHAADGEAGWGKGAYFKSDDGRFSLNLGSRVQVRYTQDDPDEGDSTGSFRIRRAKFSMKGNVYGNIKYKIQAVWSGGSTTLEDAYFVYNQNDMAQFWVGQGKAFFGRQELTSSGKQQFVDRSLTSERFAHGRDQGIALIGENSSNTFEYNLGFYNGNGRNKSSDDNNEKLLVGRVVFTPFGQYKLEESSLDYPDSPKLAIGASFLTNTEDAGPDEVDVDRFGVEFAFKVGGFNTVAEYFSESADLGAGDADTDGFYAQLGYLFPNKQFEIAGRYAVVSPDSVVNADETETGIAASYYLSKHNYKIQADFLNIEDEFDNTDDRQIRVQLQIAF
- a CDS encoding class I SAM-dependent methyltransferase, whose product is MDRRTQLALNRINARFYQRQAEHFSATRSRPWPGWRTLLERWWLPEPPIAEASVLDVGCGNGRFVEAVGQSLAGSSEPLDWSYRGLDASTELLDHARRRLQALASGPRWSLGRWDLVTAAWPGAMLTPPAGMGGWSAGPDRRQYSLVVAFGLLHHVPGFELRRRLLACLGRRVAPGGTLAVSFWCFGELQRFQRRRVPWSELSQEHSLGPASTDSLEEGDWLLRWGDGDALRYCHAASAAEIDALAAAPGLPLCDDFRADGAGGILNRYLVWRRASVG